The Tenebrio molitor chromosome 2, icTenMoli1.1, whole genome shotgun sequence DNA segment TCGTCGGTCATCATGGTTATTACTTCtaagaaattatttatgtgCCGTACGATAAGGATTATGttgaaatataatttaaaaaatataaaaaaattctgaaagataatgaagtttcatttattttcggCTACCCTAACTGTAAAACACACCTTTACCTTTGAATTTATATTAAGGTAGCTGAAATTCACAGTGGGGGAGTGCGGTAGCACGCACGCTTAATTTACTCTTTTAacaattactttaaaattaaaatgttcattcgttactttaatttagtgtaaaaaaacacatttgcatgtattatttttccgataaatgtttttttttttaatttttattaactaaGTAAATAATCAACCAACCTATCGGGTTCGCAGCtctgtatgtcaaaaagtgtaaaataatACATTTGGTCAGCGGAAAAGTTTAACACAAATGTCATACGGTAGATATATTACAGCTCTCCAACTAATTAGGtactcggctgcgcctcgtgCCTCAAACCCAGTTTTCATGCTGTAAAATACCCCGatcgtactctaatgtaaataattattattttggcaTTCATTATGAATTaaacatttgtaaaaataagtAAGTATTTGCAAGAcactattttatctttctgGAGCCtcttttttgaatcaataacctgacctgacctgacaaGTGTTCTGTGTtctaacaataaattatttctgaaaataaattgtagTAGGtatctttaattaaattaataatagactAATCTCTTGGCATAAAttcttacaaaattattttttgagaaaggaaaagaataatttttgttatggatcattattcattatttcctattttttcttttaccaaATAGATGGCAGCAAAATGAGACttaatttcattttctgttgtaaataaaaaatatgtttgagATTTCCCTTTTACCTACTTAGATTTTAAGTACATAATATGATCAACActttacaagaaaaaattactattgtcaaattaataaatgatgatttttcttttaatttctttataaaaaattgttaattattcttaatcaataaacaaatgttttaataTGTACTTTTAGTCGTACaggttgaacaaaaaaatttgcgtCAACGTTTCCTTTATCTTAAAAATTACCACAGAGTGTGTTGcaatacatttaaattaattagataattaaatttaaaatatgtgtACACATCTTTCGGCATTTCAGAGCCAATTAACATTTCACTGTTCTGATGTCGGCGTTGGCCATTATTGACTTCAAGATAGCAAATACGCCCACCGGAAAAAGTTGACAGAGCTCCTCCataattattcaaattattttgctgAAGGTAATTTTgggaaaaatataaataaaaatgtaattaaccCACGATTAGGTTTAAGACTGTTGGCAGTTTCAGTAAAGATGACgattaattatttacaatatattattttttacattcataacaaaacaaacagaTTTAGAGGTACAATCCGTGGCGAGCGTAGAGTCCATGTCCGGCGTAAGCGATGGGGGCGGCATAAGCGGCATGAGCCAAACCGTGATGGGCAACCACGGCGGGAGCGGCATAAGCAGCGCGAGCGAGAAGAGGAGCGGCGGCCACAACAGGAGCGGCGGCTACTACGGGGGCGGTGTGGGCCACAAAACCTGGATGTTGATCAGTTACGATTCTACCACCGGGAGCTACGGCCGAAATGGCACTGCCGTCGGGGCCCACAATAGTGGATCTGCTACTGGGGCCTTGCAAGATTTTGGCAGAGGGGGCGGCAAGGAGGCCAGCATTGGCACAGGCCAAAGCGGCGAAAAGGGCGACAACCTAGAATTGCAATttaattatgtacttattgtctaaaccaatttttatttgCGTGGGGTGTCATCATGTACTTACGGCAAAGGTGTTCATTTTTGCTGGGTGGTTGTATCGAGTCTTTCAAAACTGATGGTGAGTTTGGCTGAGCATACTGTTTTTATAGTCAACTCTATAACCTTGTCAGTTTACCGAATTTCCTTATACTGGGTGGCAAGCAGTAAGTAAATATGAAAGGTTGATTCGCAGATTTATGGGTCTGTTTCAaccattttaacattgaattgtttcATATTAATAATCTTAATACTGCCTCattataaacaaatttaaaacaatccAAGAAGATTTCGGCAGTacattgcaaaaaataaaatttttttgcaaataatataaattctGTGACTATGATTTGATGGTTTAATATTTAtccattttcaaataattgaataattttttccgGAAATAGTCTTGGAAACAACATTTTCCTGCTTATTTACGTGcaggaaaattgaattttccggACTAGTACATACTGTAAAGACATTTTTTCgatgttttttactttgtaactatagttaccaacaaaattaacaaacttgatttttgtggaatttgtaaaaaaattttctaaaatttgtaaatttcgtcttttttacgatttctggaaaaatttaatacaaaacaCGTCA contains these protein-coding regions:
- the LOC138124652 gene encoding uncharacterized protein yields the protein MNTFAVVALFAALACANAGLLAAPSAKILQGPSSRSTIVGPDGSAISAVAPGGRIVTDQHPGFVAHTAPVVAAAPVVAAAPLLARAAYAAPAVVAHHGLAHAAYAAPIAYAGHGLYARHGLYL